Proteins encoded in a region of the Mercenaria mercenaria strain notata chromosome 1, MADL_Memer_1, whole genome shotgun sequence genome:
- the LOC123533591 gene encoding uncharacterized protein LOC123533591 isoform X3, with protein MGKTFAGSNKNTSSKQRNGDVLNSANLSSWEKRLNSRLNNDQDKRNKREKGYFSSGKWDRNKEIKTKHEKCEHGSCHRFINNNSYEVWCICRLVKPCEQCEENSADAERDKTPTPGDTGDFDDSDASTATPKSSTKDIGEDSADGHVDIRNSEAKIYKTANGVKEERKFTSSAKSDVKFSRNNCALGEREISEINETAGINLQELFSKLDELNNKEEANGFEYKQGLHIADTPPGSPTSSMDSASTCSFDHFDFDTSFCSLKSTDTMEPGDLADQLSLVQQMVMEMKTGFAHAMEELSKIQYGDQTLQQQLIDSKKHCSEEIVEMKQVVEELKTEVQKLSGRLEEVSDTQRSLQEKLDTYQSDKDMLLEELEQCGAINDQIRLRLSGGSLKENNNVIPPDVAPMVHPYLNSLQNHHRGGDGYNSDSSLTAAVSRSLNLTQALGEKCLNLDISTASSDDEDNSRHSRSDSGHRAMKRHSSFQYEETNRHSQKVPPHQQVLGEVHREEAARDIADVEREYCSQLWALLEDYMNPLRDSEILGRRELHLLFPSYIPHIYEQHCIILRKIEERMKKWKNTGVIGDIFAKFTESQDGDGLLLYKDFINDFPTIINSMNKWFTHSPHFRELMQSQCLANAPVLPLLLAPLQQVPKYSILLKTLLKHTPADHPDRYYLESSLTRLKQFLNSMNDDLEHAMQAINISSQLVNRSRDTGHSARSKSSASSGEANHISRDSGVHSNEEERAKSPMSPNTTRRYLLQVLREKREQGIHGHARHDGHPSTPRGRKQSGYGSHPDLSHQPPGVQDGRMSPYLNSLPQSKMFSSLSKLPLPRENSNSRRSRSHKTPDGHRPVINRNYLRPLTPQVLPQSTSAHNFESAKRREEYAEKMRQRPASAMEFSYGSHDQQDEFLELLAHQASLAISPPHSSSSDRSRQELQLSLQKLLAETGNSGEQYLDHGAADGHVSYHKQFMTAKDRILRHNIQAEMYEDTNQDEENAQEDYGIYGDDDDDDDYENDADFDHDVKPMKLLQDSHRPKIMVPKWRQNASPQPPSYTRSVTHISKQQTGSTSEENLAASLAQSLFDDKKQSTLPRDKKSRTNPKNIKDNAADKVQTNGSLKRKVPRAESPRKSPARQSPIPTVAQSLPHGKSMSFDASPNRPSNLNLSNTNTQGKTGVSQGGVVSTQVIAPQSPASPEPSAMARPNSFTKLTDVIAYTADCLEKGDTQTAEAGDNNSVSKVKSENETEGVNSGKLTKLDILADENMKVSSVDNSVTSASQNGKKASNESQTNSKLSFATSPVEPRESTSPVNTDNVVYYFQNRNKINQGNTADTSNATKSRLPTFASMEKTSTPVKEQKHFQPVTSVSPTTDTFSSFTGTKKESGRFVRGDEVNSENKVNEKNKNTSETDDNDVKDDSEGATKERVLRAVDKLRLSFERKKQISEERRQLRTEVSSPTNASIQKQFNEINVVAKKGETKPVVLRTFSSPTNQVVVNSPVDSNEPVLNGEPVEQKQGLYRKAGSSKTPSKFQSDSSASARQIQKLERATSPTARSTSPTMSPYEKFKSQVENSNLAKPARRGTSPQRNSAEVSLIPKRSKSPTRASVERERPKSTNDLGAALAAESDGSSTPMKSAMKETKIPVLKKSGAALSKSSEDVSKIKKKSHFKDQLKNIFGRKKPQISMNRPQLTTPPYKAEEIEIV; from the exons ATGGGGAAAACCTTTGCAGGGAGTAATAAAAATACTAGCAGTAAACAAAGGAATGGTGATGTTCTTAATTCTGCTAATTTGAGTTCTTGGGAGAAAAGATTAAACTCTAGGTTAAATAATGATCAGGATAAAAGAAATAAACGAGAAAAAGGTTATTTTTCATCAGGCAAGTGGGACAGAAATAAGGAAATTAAGACGAAACATGAAAAATGTGAGCATGGTAGTTGCCATAGgtttataaataataattcttatgaagtttggtgtatttGTAGACTCGTGAAGCCCTGTGAACAGTGTGAGGAAAATTCTGCTGACGCTGAAAGAGACAAAACACCAACACCAGGTGATACAGGAGATTTTGACGATTCAGACGCATCAACTGCTACTCCAAAATCGTCAACAAAAGATATTGGTGAAGATTCAGCAGACGGACATGTAGACATTCGTAACAGCGAGGCTAAAATCTACAAAACTGCCAATGGTGTGAAAGAGGAAAGAAAATTTACGAGCAGTGCCAAATCTGATGTAAAATTCTCCAGAAATAATTGTGCACTTGGAGAACGGGAGATCagtgaaattaatgaaacagCTGGTATAAACCTGCAGGAGCTGTTTTCGAAATTAGATGAATTAAACAACAAGGAAGAAGCGAATGGATTTGAATACAAACAGGGATTACATATAGCAGATACACCACCTGGGTCTCCAACTTCAAGCATGGATTCAGCTTCAACATGCTCCTTTGACCATTTTGACTTTGATACCAGTTTTTGCTCCCTGAAAAGTACAG ATACAATGGAACCTGGGGACCTTGCTGATCAGTTATCTTTG GTACAACAGATGGTTATGGAGATGAAGACAGGCTTCGCGCATGCCATGGAAGAACTGTCCAAGATACAGTACGGCGACCAGACACTACAACAACAACTAATTGACAGCAAGAAACACTGCAGTGAGGAGATTGTGGAGATGAAACAAGTCGTAGAAGAACTCAAA ACTGAAGTTCAGAAACTGAGTGGCCGTCTGGAGGAGGTATCAGATACACAGAGAAGCTTGCAGGAGAAACTAGATACCTACCAATCAGATAAAGACATGCTTCTAGAGGAGCTAGAGCAATGTGGAGCTATAAATGACCAGATCAG aCTGAGACTTTCTGGTGGTTCACTGAAGGAAAACAACAATGTCATTCCACCTGATGTAGCTCCAATGGTTCACCCTTACCTGAACAGCTTACAGAATCATCACAGAG GTGGGGATGGTTATAACTCGGACTCCTCCCTGACGGCTGCTGTATCAAGGAGTTTGAACCTGACACAAGCGTTAGGAGAGAAATGTCTCAACCTTGACATTTCTACAGCATCTAGTGATGATGAAGACAACAGCAGACATTCTAGG agtGACAGTGGACATCGTGCAATGAAAAGACACAGCAGTT TTCAATATGAAGAAACTAACAGACACAGTCAAAAAGTGCCACCACATCAGCAGGTTCTCGGCGAAG TTCACAGAGAAGAAGCTGCTAGAGATATAGCAGATGTAGAACGAGAGTACTGTTCACAGTTATGGGCCTTGTTAGAGGATTACATGAACCCGCTGCGGGATAGCGAGATCCTCGGGCGTAGAGAATTACACCTGCTCTTCCCATCTTACATTCCACACATATACGAGCAGCATTGTATCATACTGAGAAAGATAGAAGAACGAATGAAGAAATGGAAGAATACCGGTGTTATCGGAGACATATTTGCCAAGTTCACAGAATCCCAAGAT gGAGATGGTTTGTTGCTGTACAAAGATTTCATCAATGACTTTCCAACCATCATCAACTCCATGAATAAATGGTTCACTCATTCCCCACACTTCAGAGAACTTATGCAG aGTCAATGTTTGGCCAATGCACCAGTGTTACCTCTGTTGTTAGCACCCTTACAACAAGTACCAAAATATTCTATACTGTTAAAG ACATTACTGAAGCACACGCCAGCAGACCACCCAGACAGGTATTACCTGGAATCATCTCTGACCCGACTTAAACAGTTCCTGAACAGTATGAATGATGACCTTGAACATGCCATGCAAGCTATAAACATCAGTAGTCAACTGGTTAACAG ATCCCGGGACACGGGTCACTCtgcaaggtcaaagtcaagtgctAGTAGCGGAGAAGCGAACCATATCTCGCGAGATTCAGGTGTTCACTCTAATGAAGAAGAGCGAGCAAAATCTCCAATGTCTCCAAACACAACACGCAG ATATTTGCTGCAAGTTTTACGAGAGAAAAGGGAACAAGGAATCCATGGACATGCAAGACATGATGGTCATCCTTCTACACCTCGAGGTCGTAAGCAGTCTGGTTATGGTAGTCATCCAGATCTATCCCATCAGCCACCAGGTGTCCAAGATGGCCGAATGTCACCGTATCTTAACTCTCTACCTCAGTCTAAGATGTTCTCTTCCCTCTCAAAGCTTCCATTGCCAAGGGAAAACAGCAATAGCAgacggtcaaggtcacataaaACACCAGATGGTCACCGACCAGTAATAAACCGTAACTATCTCCGACCTTTAACCCCACAAGTTCTTCCACAGTCAacaagtgctcataactttgaaAGTGCTAAGCGTCGGGAGGAGTATGCAGAAAAAATGAGACAGAGACCTGCGTCTGCTATGGAATTTTCTTATGGGTCACATGATCAACAAGATGAATTTTTGGAATTATTAGCTCATCAGGCCAGTCTGGCCATATCACCTCCACATTCCAGTTCCAGTGACAGATCTAGACAAGAATTACAGTTGTCTCTGCAAAAGTTACTAGCAGAAACAGGCAATTCAGGGGAACAGTACCTTGATCATGGTGCAGCAGACGGTCATGTTTCCTATCACAAACAATTCATGACAGCGAAAGACAGAATTCTAAGACATAATATACAGGCTGAAATGTATGAGGACACTAATCAGGATGAGGAAAATGCACAAGAAGACTATGGAAtttatggtgatgatgatgacgatgatgattaCGAAAATGATGCTGATTTTGATCATGATGTTAAGCCCATGAAGCTTTTGCAAGATTCTCATAGACCAAAAATAATGGTTCCAAAGTGGCGGCAGAATGCTTCCCCACAACCTCCGAGTTATACACGCAGTGTTACTCATATCAGCAAACAGCAGACTGGTTCTACATCTGAGGAAAACTTGGCAGCTTCCTTAGCTCAAAGTTTATTTGATGATAAAAAACAGAGTACCCTTCCAAGAGACAAAAAATCCAGAACTAATCCAAAAAATATAAAGGATAATGCAGCAGACAAAGTGCAAACTAATGGAAGTCTTAAAAGGAAAGTTCCCAGAGCAGAGTCCCCTAGAAAATCACCGGCCCGACAGAGTCCAATTCCAACAGTTGCACAAAGTCTTCCACATGGAAAATCAATGTCTTTTGATGCTTCACCAAACAGACCAAGTAATTTAAATTTATCTAACACTAACACTCAAGGAAAAACAGGTGTTAGTCAGGGAGGTGTTGTCTCAACCCAAGTCATTGCACCACAAAGTCCTGCAAGTCCCGAACCATCTGCTATGGCAAGACCAAATTCATTCACAAAATTGACTGATGTAATAGCTTATACAGCTGATTGTCTGGAAAAAGGTGATACTCAAACTGCTGAAGCAGGAGACAATAATTCTGTTAGTAAagtaaaatctgaaaatgaaacTGAAGGTGTAAATTCAGGAAAATTAACAAAATTGGATATTCTAGCAGATGAGAATATGAAAGTGTCGTCTGTTGATAACTCTGTTACATCTGCCAGTCAGAATGGTAAAAAAGCCAGTAATGAAAGCCAAACAAACTCAAAACTCTCATTTGCTACTTCACCAGTTGAGCCAAGGGAGAGCACAAGTCCAGTAAATACTGACAATGTTGTATACTATTTCCAAAACCGCAATAAAATTAATCAGGGTAATACAGCTGACACATCCAATGCCACAAAATCACGTCTTCCAACTTTTGCCAGTATGGAAAAAACCTCCACTCCTGTTAAggaacaaaaacattttcaaccagTCACAAGTGTGTCTCCAACAACTGATACATTCAGTAGTTTCACTGGTACTAAAAAAGAAAGCGGAAGATTTGTTCGCGGAGATGAAGTTAATAGTGAAAATAAAGTGAATGAGAAGAATAAAAATACATCTGAAACTGATGACAATGATGTGAAAGATGATTCAGAAGGAGCTACAAAGGAAAGAGTGTTAAGAGCTGTGGATAAACTGAGATTAAGTTTTGAACGCAAGAAACAAATAAGTGAAGAAAGAAGACAGTTAAGAACTGAAGTGTCTTCACCTACAAATGCAAGCATACAAAAACagtttaatgaaataaatgttgtAGCAAAGAAAGGCGAAACAAAACCAGTAGTTCTCAGAACATTTTCCTCCCCAACAAACCAAGTTGTTGTCAATTCTCCTGTAGATTCTAATGAACCAGTGCTAAATGGTGAACCAGTTGAACAAAAGCAAGGTTTGTATCGAAAAGCAGGCTCCTCAAAAACACCATCCAAGTTTCAGTCGGATTCGTCTGCTTCAGCTAGACAAATACAGAAACTTGAGAGGGCAACAAGTCCAACAGCAAGATCTACAAGCCCAACTATGAGCccttatgaaaaatttaaaagccaGGTGGAAAATTCTAATTTAGCGAAACCTGCAAGAAGAGGAACGAGTCCCCAGAGGAATTCTGCAGAGGTGTCATTAATACCTAAAAGGTCCAAAAGTCCTACAAGAGCCTCTGTGGAGAGAGAGCGGCCTAAATCAACAAATGACCTTGGTGCTGCTTTAGCAGCAGAGAGTGATGGCTCTAGCACACCAATGAAAAGTGCTATGAAGGAAACAAAAATACCAGTACTGAAAAAGTCGGGTGCAGCATTATCTAAATCATCAGAAGATGTATCAAAGATTAAAAAGAAGTCACATTTCAAAGACcaattaaagaatatttttggAAGGAAAAA
- the LOC123533591 gene encoding uncharacterized protein LOC123533591 isoform X4 → MGKTFAGSNKNTSSKQRNGDVLNSANLSSWEKRLNSRLNNDQDKRNKREKGYFSSGKWDRNKEIKTKHEKCEHGSCHRFINNNSYEVWCICRLVKPCEQCEENSADAERDKTPTPGDTGDFDDSDASTATPKSSTKDIGEDSADGHVDIRNSEAKIYKTANGVKEERKFTSSAKSDVKFSRNNCALGEREISEINETAGINLQELFSKLDELNNKEEANGFEYKQGLHIADTPPGSPTSSMDSASTCSFDHFDFDTSFCSLKSTDTMEPGDLADQLSLVQQMVMEMKTGFAHAMEELSKIQYGDQTLQQQLIDSKKHCSEEIVEMKQVVEELKTEVQKLSGRLEEVSDTQRSLQEKLDTYQSDKDMLLEELEQCGAINDQIRLRLSGGSLKENNNVIPPDVAPMVHPYLNSLQNHHRGGDGYNSDSSLTAAVSRSLNLTQALGEKCLNLDISTASSDDEDNSRHSRSDSGHRAMKRHSSFQYEETNRHSQKVPPHQQVLGEVHREEAARDIADVEREYCSQLWALLEDYMNPLRDSEILGRRELHLLFPSYIPHIYEQHCIILRKIEERMKKWKNTGVIGDIFAKFTESQDGDGLLLYKDFINDFPTIINSMNKWFTHSPHFRELMQSQCLANAPVLPLLLAPLQQVPKYSILLKTLLKHTPADHPDRYYLESSLTRLKQFLNSMNDDLEHAMQAINISSQLVNRSRDTGHSARSKSSASSGEANHISRDSGVHSNEEERAKSPMSPNTTRRYLLQVLREKREQGIHGHARHDGHPSTPRGRKQSGYGSHPDLSHQPPGVQDGRMSPYLNSLPQSKMFSSLSKLPLPRENSNSRRSRSHKTPDGHRPVINRNYLRPLTPQVLPQSTSAHNFESAKRREEYAEKMRQRPASAMEFSYGSHDQQDEFLELLAHQASLAISPPHSSSSDRSRQELQLSLQKLLAETGNSGEQYLDHGAADGHVSYHKQFMTAKDRILRHNIQAEMYEDTNQDEENAQEDYGIYGDDDDDDDYENDADFDHDVKPMKLLQDSHRPKIMVPKWRQNASPQPPSYTRSVTHISKQQTGSTSEENLAASLAQSLFDDKKQSTLPRDKKSRTNPKNIKDNAADKVQTNGSLKRKVPRAESPRKSPARQSPIPTVAQSLPHGKSMSFDASPNRPSNLNLSNTNTQGKTGVSQGGVVSTQVIAPQSPASPEPSAMARPNSFTKLTDVIAYTADCLEKGDTQTAEAGDNNSVSKVKSENETEGVNSGKLTKLDILADENMKVSSVDNSVTSASQNGKKASNESQTNSKLSFATSPVEPRESTSPVNTDNVVYYFQNRNKINQGNTADTSNATKSRLPTFASMEKTSTPVKEQKHFQPVTSVSPTTDTFSSFTGTKKESGRFVRGDEVNSENKVNEKNKNTSETDDNDVKDDSEGATKERVLRAVDKLRLSFERKKQISEERRQLRTEVSSPTNASIQKQFNEINVVAKKGETKPVVLRTFSSPTNQVVVNSPVDSNEPVLNGEPVEQKQGLYRKAGSSKTPSKFQSDSSASARQIQKLERATSPTARSTSPTMSPYEKFKSQVENSNLAKPARRGTSPQRNSAEVSLIPKRSKSPTRASVERERPKSTNDLGAALAAESDGSSTPMKSAMKETKIPVLKKSGAALSKSSEDVSKIKKKSHFKDQLKNIFGRKKFHSKKKSHCFT, encoded by the exons ATGGGGAAAACCTTTGCAGGGAGTAATAAAAATACTAGCAGTAAACAAAGGAATGGTGATGTTCTTAATTCTGCTAATTTGAGTTCTTGGGAGAAAAGATTAAACTCTAGGTTAAATAATGATCAGGATAAAAGAAATAAACGAGAAAAAGGTTATTTTTCATCAGGCAAGTGGGACAGAAATAAGGAAATTAAGACGAAACATGAAAAATGTGAGCATGGTAGTTGCCATAGgtttataaataataattcttatgaagtttggtgtatttGTAGACTCGTGAAGCCCTGTGAACAGTGTGAGGAAAATTCTGCTGACGCTGAAAGAGACAAAACACCAACACCAGGTGATACAGGAGATTTTGACGATTCAGACGCATCAACTGCTACTCCAAAATCGTCAACAAAAGATATTGGTGAAGATTCAGCAGACGGACATGTAGACATTCGTAACAGCGAGGCTAAAATCTACAAAACTGCCAATGGTGTGAAAGAGGAAAGAAAATTTACGAGCAGTGCCAAATCTGATGTAAAATTCTCCAGAAATAATTGTGCACTTGGAGAACGGGAGATCagtgaaattaatgaaacagCTGGTATAAACCTGCAGGAGCTGTTTTCGAAATTAGATGAATTAAACAACAAGGAAGAAGCGAATGGATTTGAATACAAACAGGGATTACATATAGCAGATACACCACCTGGGTCTCCAACTTCAAGCATGGATTCAGCTTCAACATGCTCCTTTGACCATTTTGACTTTGATACCAGTTTTTGCTCCCTGAAAAGTACAG ATACAATGGAACCTGGGGACCTTGCTGATCAGTTATCTTTG GTACAACAGATGGTTATGGAGATGAAGACAGGCTTCGCGCATGCCATGGAAGAACTGTCCAAGATACAGTACGGCGACCAGACACTACAACAACAACTAATTGACAGCAAGAAACACTGCAGTGAGGAGATTGTGGAGATGAAACAAGTCGTAGAAGAACTCAAA ACTGAAGTTCAGAAACTGAGTGGCCGTCTGGAGGAGGTATCAGATACACAGAGAAGCTTGCAGGAGAAACTAGATACCTACCAATCAGATAAAGACATGCTTCTAGAGGAGCTAGAGCAATGTGGAGCTATAAATGACCAGATCAG aCTGAGACTTTCTGGTGGTTCACTGAAGGAAAACAACAATGTCATTCCACCTGATGTAGCTCCAATGGTTCACCCTTACCTGAACAGCTTACAGAATCATCACAGAG GTGGGGATGGTTATAACTCGGACTCCTCCCTGACGGCTGCTGTATCAAGGAGTTTGAACCTGACACAAGCGTTAGGAGAGAAATGTCTCAACCTTGACATTTCTACAGCATCTAGTGATGATGAAGACAACAGCAGACATTCTAGG agtGACAGTGGACATCGTGCAATGAAAAGACACAGCAGTT TTCAATATGAAGAAACTAACAGACACAGTCAAAAAGTGCCACCACATCAGCAGGTTCTCGGCGAAG TTCACAGAGAAGAAGCTGCTAGAGATATAGCAGATGTAGAACGAGAGTACTGTTCACAGTTATGGGCCTTGTTAGAGGATTACATGAACCCGCTGCGGGATAGCGAGATCCTCGGGCGTAGAGAATTACACCTGCTCTTCCCATCTTACATTCCACACATATACGAGCAGCATTGTATCATACTGAGAAAGATAGAAGAACGAATGAAGAAATGGAAGAATACCGGTGTTATCGGAGACATATTTGCCAAGTTCACAGAATCCCAAGAT gGAGATGGTTTGTTGCTGTACAAAGATTTCATCAATGACTTTCCAACCATCATCAACTCCATGAATAAATGGTTCACTCATTCCCCACACTTCAGAGAACTTATGCAG aGTCAATGTTTGGCCAATGCACCAGTGTTACCTCTGTTGTTAGCACCCTTACAACAAGTACCAAAATATTCTATACTGTTAAAG ACATTACTGAAGCACACGCCAGCAGACCACCCAGACAGGTATTACCTGGAATCATCTCTGACCCGACTTAAACAGTTCCTGAACAGTATGAATGATGACCTTGAACATGCCATGCAAGCTATAAACATCAGTAGTCAACTGGTTAACAG ATCCCGGGACACGGGTCACTCtgcaaggtcaaagtcaagtgctAGTAGCGGAGAAGCGAACCATATCTCGCGAGATTCAGGTGTTCACTCTAATGAAGAAGAGCGAGCAAAATCTCCAATGTCTCCAAACACAACACGCAG ATATTTGCTGCAAGTTTTACGAGAGAAAAGGGAACAAGGAATCCATGGACATGCAAGACATGATGGTCATCCTTCTACACCTCGAGGTCGTAAGCAGTCTGGTTATGGTAGTCATCCAGATCTATCCCATCAGCCACCAGGTGTCCAAGATGGCCGAATGTCACCGTATCTTAACTCTCTACCTCAGTCTAAGATGTTCTCTTCCCTCTCAAAGCTTCCATTGCCAAGGGAAAACAGCAATAGCAgacggtcaaggtcacataaaACACCAGATGGTCACCGACCAGTAATAAACCGTAACTATCTCCGACCTTTAACCCCACAAGTTCTTCCACAGTCAacaagtgctcataactttgaaAGTGCTAAGCGTCGGGAGGAGTATGCAGAAAAAATGAGACAGAGACCTGCGTCTGCTATGGAATTTTCTTATGGGTCACATGATCAACAAGATGAATTTTTGGAATTATTAGCTCATCAGGCCAGTCTGGCCATATCACCTCCACATTCCAGTTCCAGTGACAGATCTAGACAAGAATTACAGTTGTCTCTGCAAAAGTTACTAGCAGAAACAGGCAATTCAGGGGAACAGTACCTTGATCATGGTGCAGCAGACGGTCATGTTTCCTATCACAAACAATTCATGACAGCGAAAGACAGAATTCTAAGACATAATATACAGGCTGAAATGTATGAGGACACTAATCAGGATGAGGAAAATGCACAAGAAGACTATGGAAtttatggtgatgatgatgacgatgatgattaCGAAAATGATGCTGATTTTGATCATGATGTTAAGCCCATGAAGCTTTTGCAAGATTCTCATAGACCAAAAATAATGGTTCCAAAGTGGCGGCAGAATGCTTCCCCACAACCTCCGAGTTATACACGCAGTGTTACTCATATCAGCAAACAGCAGACTGGTTCTACATCTGAGGAAAACTTGGCAGCTTCCTTAGCTCAAAGTTTATTTGATGATAAAAAACAGAGTACCCTTCCAAGAGACAAAAAATCCAGAACTAATCCAAAAAATATAAAGGATAATGCAGCAGACAAAGTGCAAACTAATGGAAGTCTTAAAAGGAAAGTTCCCAGAGCAGAGTCCCCTAGAAAATCACCGGCCCGACAGAGTCCAATTCCAACAGTTGCACAAAGTCTTCCACATGGAAAATCAATGTCTTTTGATGCTTCACCAAACAGACCAAGTAATTTAAATTTATCTAACACTAACACTCAAGGAAAAACAGGTGTTAGTCAGGGAGGTGTTGTCTCAACCCAAGTCATTGCACCACAAAGTCCTGCAAGTCCCGAACCATCTGCTATGGCAAGACCAAATTCATTCACAAAATTGACTGATGTAATAGCTTATACAGCTGATTGTCTGGAAAAAGGTGATACTCAAACTGCTGAAGCAGGAGACAATAATTCTGTTAGTAAagtaaaatctgaaaatgaaacTGAAGGTGTAAATTCAGGAAAATTAACAAAATTGGATATTCTAGCAGATGAGAATATGAAAGTGTCGTCTGTTGATAACTCTGTTACATCTGCCAGTCAGAATGGTAAAAAAGCCAGTAATGAAAGCCAAACAAACTCAAAACTCTCATTTGCTACTTCACCAGTTGAGCCAAGGGAGAGCACAAGTCCAGTAAATACTGACAATGTTGTATACTATTTCCAAAACCGCAATAAAATTAATCAGGGTAATACAGCTGACACATCCAATGCCACAAAATCACGTCTTCCAACTTTTGCCAGTATGGAAAAAACCTCCACTCCTGTTAAggaacaaaaacattttcaaccagTCACAAGTGTGTCTCCAACAACTGATACATTCAGTAGTTTCACTGGTACTAAAAAAGAAAGCGGAAGATTTGTTCGCGGAGATGAAGTTAATAGTGAAAATAAAGTGAATGAGAAGAATAAAAATACATCTGAAACTGATGACAATGATGTGAAAGATGATTCAGAAGGAGCTACAAAGGAAAGAGTGTTAAGAGCTGTGGATAAACTGAGATTAAGTTTTGAACGCAAGAAACAAATAAGTGAAGAAAGAAGACAGTTAAGAACTGAAGTGTCTTCACCTACAAATGCAAGCATACAAAAACagtttaatgaaataaatgttgtAGCAAAGAAAGGCGAAACAAAACCAGTAGTTCTCAGAACATTTTCCTCCCCAACAAACCAAGTTGTTGTCAATTCTCCTGTAGATTCTAATGAACCAGTGCTAAATGGTGAACCAGTTGAACAAAAGCAAGGTTTGTATCGAAAAGCAGGCTCCTCAAAAACACCATCCAAGTTTCAGTCGGATTCGTCTGCTTCAGCTAGACAAATACAGAAACTTGAGAGGGCAACAAGTCCAACAGCAAGATCTACAAGCCCAACTATGAGCccttatgaaaaatttaaaagccaGGTGGAAAATTCTAATTTAGCGAAACCTGCAAGAAGAGGAACGAGTCCCCAGAGGAATTCTGCAGAGGTGTCATTAATACCTAAAAGGTCCAAAAGTCCTACAAGAGCCTCTGTGGAGAGAGAGCGGCCTAAATCAACAAATGACCTTGGTGCTGCTTTAGCAGCAGAGAGTGATGGCTCTAGCACACCAATGAAAAGTGCTATGAAGGAAACAAAAATACCAGTACTGAAAAAGTCGGGTGCAGCATTATCTAAATCATCAGAAGATGTATCAAAGATTAAAAAGAAGTCACATTTCAAAGACcaattaaagaatatttttggAAGGAAAAA ATTTCACTCGAAAAAGAAATCGCACTGTTTTACCTAA